A single Flavobacterium sp. 1 DNA region contains:
- a CDS encoding RagB/SusD family nutrient uptake outer membrane protein, whose translation MKNYIKIISKYSLIIGLLLLSGSCNEYLEKSPDSDISPEEAFKNFENFQGFTEELYQSIPDFTNGYWTNSWNWGEDEIQSTARDFHFICKIDKGDFWGWQREYDGWQAGWMNRNNVSTDNDRMHKDLWTLGWAGIRKANIGLANIDKMTEYTQEEKDLIKGQLLFFRGWFHFEFMQYFGGLPYIDEVLPSDQPLKLPRLSYQVCADKAAADFRAAADLLPVNWDNTVIGKRTLGKNELRINKIMALGYLGKNYLWAGSPLMNKVSTGNASYNAEYCKKAAAAFAELLNITESGTSQYKLMPFAKYSDNFYTTGSNWKMPGGTEAIFRGPYWGANGSNWGTSKQYQPAPQICDGDVKFLPTANYVDNYGMANGKPIKDITKADADSGYDPRYPWKGRDPRFYNDIVYDGVKCVTGSIPAAEESNRYANLYTNGSYRNISTGSRTGYLLYKFIPRSANKFDDGFGYGNNLNIHLPWMRLSDIYIMYAEAAAQGYGTATGKDPKYTGTAVDAINIIRDRAGVGHVAAEYLGSLDSFMNEVRRERAVELSFEGHRFNDLRRWLLLIQSPYTIKKSIEFDRASTFDATKPSENRVINIREEVILVRNFSEKHYWLPLKNADVNMYLEFSQNPGW comes from the coding sequence ATGAAGAATTATATTAAAATAATATCAAAGTACAGCTTAATTATAGGCTTGCTTTTACTTTCAGGATCCTGCAATGAATATCTTGAAAAATCTCCTGATTCAGATATATCTCCTGAAGAGGCTTTCAAAAATTTTGAAAATTTTCAAGGATTCACTGAGGAATTGTACCAAAGCATTCCAGATTTTACCAATGGATATTGGACAAATTCATGGAATTGGGGAGAAGATGAAATTCAGTCTACAGCCCGTGATTTTCACTTTATATGTAAGATAGATAAAGGGGATTTTTGGGGCTGGCAAAGAGAGTATGACGGATGGCAGGCTGGCTGGATGAACAGAAACAATGTCAGCACCGATAATGACCGTATGCATAAGGATTTGTGGACATTAGGCTGGGCTGGTATTCGTAAGGCAAATATTGGTCTTGCCAATATTGATAAAATGACCGAGTATACCCAAGAAGAAAAGGATTTAATCAAAGGGCAATTGCTGTTTTTTAGAGGATGGTTTCATTTTGAGTTTATGCAGTATTTCGGCGGGCTTCCTTACATTGATGAAGTGCTTCCAAGTGATCAGCCGCTTAAATTGCCAAGACTTAGCTATCAAGTATGTGCTGATAAAGCCGCTGCTGATTTTAGAGCCGCTGCAGACTTGCTTCCTGTTAATTGGGATAATACTGTTATCGGAAAAAGAACATTAGGGAAGAATGAGCTTCGTATTAATAAAATAATGGCTCTTGGGTATTTAGGTAAAAATTATTTATGGGCAGGAAGTCCGCTTATGAATAAAGTGTCTACAGGAAATGCTTCTTATAATGCTGAATACTGTAAAAAAGCAGCTGCAGCTTTTGCAGAATTATTAAATATTACTGAAAGCGGTACTTCACAATATAAATTAATGCCGTTTGCAAAATACAGTGATAATTTTTATACAACAGGAAGTAACTGGAAAATGCCAGGCGGAACTGAAGCTATTTTTAGAGGTCCTTACTGGGGAGCAAACGGATCTAACTGGGGTACTTCTAAGCAGTATCAGCCTGCACCTCAAATATGCGATGGGGATGTGAAATTCCTGCCTACAGCTAATTATGTTGATAATTATGGAATGGCGAATGGAAAACCTATTAAAGATATAACTAAAGCAGATGCAGATTCAGGATATGATCCAAGATATCCTTGGAAAGGCCGTGATCCCCGTTTTTACAATGATATTGTATATGATGGTGTAAAATGCGTTACAGGTTCTATTCCGGCTGCTGAAGAAAGTAATCGTTATGCAAATCTTTATACTAACGGTAGCTACCGAAATATAAGCACAGGAAGCCGAACTGGTTATTTGCTTTATAAGTTTATTCCGAGAAGTGCAAATAAGTTTGATGATGGTTTTGGTTATGGCAACAATTTAAATATTCATCTTCCTTGGATGCGTTTGTCTGATATCTACATTATGTATGCTGAAGCTGCCGCGCAGGGTTACGGTACTGCAACAGGAAAAGATCCAAAATATACAGGAACTGCTGTCGATGCTATAAATATTATTCGTGATAGAGCCGGAGTTGGACACGTCGCAGCGGAGTACTTGGGTTCATTAGATTCTTTCATGAACGAGGTTAGACGTGAACGTGCTGTTGAGTTGAGCTTTGAGGGACACCGCTTTAATGATTTACGCCGCTGGTTATTATTGATTCAAAGTCCATATACGATTAAAAAATCTATAGAATTTGACCGTGCTTCTACATTTGATGCAACAAAACCAAGCGAAAATAGAGTTATTAATATTCGTGAGGAAGTAATTTTGGTGAGAAATTTTAGCGAAAAGCATTATTGGCTTCCGTTAAAAAATGCAGATGTAAATATGTATTTAGAATTTTCACAAAATCCTGGATGGTAA
- a CDS encoding TonB-dependent receptor, whose translation MKIKLSKILNGAMYLPLGILFQFLFTGELSAAEKNIPVSVTDVSVKIKQQIKISGRVTSSEDGNGVPGTTVSVKGVANSSVSTDFDGRYTINVPSDAVLVFTFVGFKTVEKQVGGNKEINVVLTPEKTSLDEVIVVGYGKQKKASLVAAITQVSGKILERAGGVQSIGSALTGNVPGLITSASSGMPGEEDPQLFIRGASTWNNAQPLILVDGVERPINSVEITSVESVSVLKDASATAVYGVRGANGVILITTKRGQSGKALIRTTFNTTVKTLSKLPAKLDSYDGLMVKNSVIENELALSPSSWADYVPQAIIDKYRYPANVQESERYPNVDWQKALFNDYAMSYNASLNVSGGTKSVKYFASADFLSEGDMFKKYNNNRGYDPGYGYNRLNVRSNLDFQVTSSTVFKVGLAGSRGVKKSPWGASGGEYTIWDAAYSTAPDVFLPYYEDGSWGYYAPNQGKASNSVRNLAISGVQFVTTTRLNTDFTLEQNFDKWLKGLSFKGMVALDNSFVEGDRGISDLFNDVQEKYIDPVTGVVLFKKAYDSNNRFDFQEGVKWSTTGGSVRDWNTYRKLFYQLQLNYQTKIADNHHVTALGLFSRDQQAMGSEIPHYREDWVFRTTYNYADKYFIEYNGAYNGSEKFSAANRFAFFSSGGLSWIVSKENFMKSTESFLDLLKIRATYGEIGDDNINGRFLYQSQWAYGGNSVLGTTGEAAEGSPYTWYKQATVGNEDVHWEKAKKSDIGVDFAFFKGFVTGTFDYYKEDRTDILLAGGSRAIPSYYGAVAPVANLGQVQNKGYELELKFNHTFGNDLNLWWTTNFTHSKNKIISADNPELLPDYQKSEGYSIGQAHSYVSQGYYNTWDELYASTVHSTNDAAKLPGNYNILDYNGDGVIDSKDNIPFGYTGTPQNTYNNTVGINWKGFSAFVQFYGVNNVTRQVVLTSLSGQNHVVYDQGSYWSQDNTNADQPMPRWLATASEYNNGSRYMYDGSYLRLKNAEIAYTFDGKTNWIKSSGLQSIRFYLNGNNLFLWSNMPDDREANYAGTGWASQGAYPTVKRFNLGANIIF comes from the coding sequence ATGAAAATAAAATTATCTAAAATTCTAAACGGAGCTATGTATCTGCCTTTAGGAATTTTGTTTCAATTTTTGTTTACGGGTGAGCTGTCAGCTGCTGAGAAAAATATCCCAGTTTCTGTGACAGATGTAAGCGTTAAAATTAAACAGCAAATTAAAATTTCTGGAAGGGTAACATCGTCAGAAGACGGCAATGGAGTGCCGGGAACTACAGTTTCAGTCAAAGGGGTAGCTAATTCAAGTGTTTCCACTGATTTCGATGGAAGATATACCATTAATGTGCCTTCGGATGCTGTTTTGGTATTCACCTTTGTTGGGTTTAAAACTGTTGAAAAGCAAGTTGGCGGTAACAAAGAGATTAACGTGGTGCTGACACCTGAGAAAACATCATTAGATGAGGTTATTGTAGTTGGATATGGCAAGCAGAAAAAAGCAAGTTTAGTAGCAGCAATTACCCAAGTTTCCGGAAAAATTCTGGAACGTGCCGGCGGTGTTCAAAGTATAGGTTCCGCATTGACTGGTAATGTGCCAGGTTTGATAACATCGGCTAGTTCAGGTATGCCTGGTGAGGAAGATCCTCAGCTTTTTATACGCGGTGCAAGTACCTGGAATAATGCACAGCCACTTATTCTTGTTGACGGTGTAGAGCGGCCAATAAACAGTGTTGAGATTACTTCTGTTGAATCTGTTTCGGTATTAAAAGATGCATCAGCGACTGCAGTTTATGGAGTTAGAGGTGCAAATGGAGTAATCCTTATTACTACTAAACGAGGCCAATCTGGTAAAGCACTAATAAGGACTACTTTTAATACGACTGTGAAAACTCTTTCTAAACTGCCTGCTAAGCTAGATTCTTATGACGGGTTAATGGTTAAAAACAGTGTCATCGAAAACGAGCTGGCATTAAGTCCATCGAGCTGGGCTGATTATGTTCCTCAGGCTATTATTGATAAGTACAGATATCCAGCAAATGTACAAGAATCTGAGCGCTATCCTAATGTAGACTGGCAGAAGGCTTTATTTAATGACTATGCAATGTCTTATAATGCGAGTTTAAATGTAAGCGGCGGCACTAAATCTGTAAAATATTTTGCAAGTGCTGATTTTTTAAGTGAAGGCGATATGTTTAAAAAATATAACAATAATAGAGGATATGATCCTGGATATGGTTATAACCGTCTGAATGTTAGAAGTAATTTAGATTTCCAAGTTACCTCTAGTACAGTGTTTAAAGTAGGTCTTGCTGGTTCCCGTGGCGTGAAAAAAAGCCCTTGGGGTGCTTCAGGAGGCGAATATACTATATGGGATGCAGCATATTCAACAGCTCCAGATGTTTTCCTGCCTTATTATGAGGATGGTTCTTGGGGGTATTATGCTCCAAATCAAGGAAAAGCATCAAATTCTGTAAGGAATCTTGCGATAAGCGGTGTTCAATTTGTAACAACAACAAGACTAAACACCGATTTTACACTCGAACAAAATTTTGACAAATGGCTGAAAGGGCTAAGTTTTAAAGGAATGGTTGCCTTAGACAACTCATTTGTAGAAGGAGACAGAGGAATAAGTGATTTATTTAATGATGTGCAGGAAAAGTATATTGATCCCGTTACTGGCGTAGTCCTTTTCAAAAAAGCTTATGATTCTAATAACAGGTTTGATTTTCAAGAAGGCGTAAAGTGGAGTACTACAGGAGGATCTGTGCGGGATTGGAATACTTACCGTAAACTTTTTTATCAATTACAGTTAAATTATCAAACAAAAATTGCTGATAATCATCATGTAACCGCTTTGGGACTTTTTAGCAGAGATCAGCAGGCTATGGGAAGCGAGATTCCTCATTATAGAGAAGACTGGGTATTCCGTACTACTTATAATTATGCCGATAAATATTTTATAGAATATAATGGGGCATACAATGGATCTGAAAAGTTTAGCGCGGCCAATCGTTTTGCATTTTTCTCTTCTGGTGGTCTAAGCTGGATTGTTTCCAAAGAAAATTTTATGAAGAGTACTGAATCGTTCCTTGATTTATTAAAGATTAGAGCTACTTATGGCGAGATTGGTGATGATAATATTAACGGGAGATTTCTTTATCAATCCCAATGGGCATACGGCGGTAATTCTGTTTTAGGAACAACTGGAGAGGCAGCAGAGGGAAGCCCTTATACTTGGTATAAGCAGGCAACCGTTGGTAATGAGGATGTGCACTGGGAAAAAGCAAAGAAAAGCGACATAGGTGTTGATTTTGCTTTCTTTAAAGGATTTGTCACTGGCACTTTTGATTATTATAAAGAAGACCGAACAGATATTTTATTAGCTGGCGGCAGCAGGGCAATTCCTTCTTATTATGGAGCTGTGGCACCGGTTGCAAATTTAGGTCAAGTTCAAAATAAAGGTTATGAATTAGAATTAAAGTTCAATCATACTTTTGGGAATGACTTGAATTTATGGTGGACAACTAATTTCACTCATTCAAAAAATAAAATTATAAGCGCTGATAATCCTGAATTACTGCCAGATTATCAAAAAAGTGAAGGATATTCTATTGGTCAGGCTCATTCGTATGTAAGTCAAGGTTATTACAATACTTGGGATGAGTTATATGCCAGTACAGTTCATAGTACAAATGATGCTGCAAAGCTTCCTGGTAATTATAATATACTAGATTATAATGGTGACGGTGTCATTGATTCTAAAGATAATATCCCTTTTGGCTATACAGGAACACCACAAAATACTTACAATAATACTGTTGGTATTAATTGGAAAGGTTTCAGTGCGTTTGTGCAGTTTTATGGTGTAAATAATGTTACCAGACAAGTTGTTCTTACAAGTTTATCAGGACAAAATCATGTTGTATATGATCAAGGTTCATACTGGTCACAAGATAACACGAACGCAGATCAGCCAATGCCTCGCTGGCTTGCTACAGCTAGTGAATATAACAACGGGAGCAGGTATATGTATGACGGATCCTACCTTCGTTTGAAAAATGCCGAGATTGCTTATACTTTCGACGGAAAAACAAATTGGATAAAATCGTCAGGGCTACAAAGCATTCGATTTTATTTAAATGGAAATAATTTGTTTTTATGGTCTAATATGCCCGATGATAGAGAAGCAAATTATGCTGGAACGGGCTGGGCATCACAAGGTGCTTATCCAACTGTAAAAAGGTTCAATTTGGGGGCTAACATTATATTCTAA
- a CDS encoding SusC/RagA family TonB-linked outer membrane protein encodes MRYIQLKIVLCFVLFAFLPAKIFAQIDQKLNLAGIVIGAGGKPLENVTVVSKKDNITTATDNKGSYSISVTANTDIEFSVAGYTTLVVKATAAVSDVNLNKENSNLVQVAFKKEESRDLMGGISFVNLPEILEKNYTTYSLDGVQALIGGLNGNIWGMNGILVLVDGVPRDINSVLSTEVEQITFLKGVSAVALYGSRAAKGVVYITTKKGKVQKQQITTRFDNGVFVPKSLPKYLGSAEYMHYYNQARVNDGLDPTYSDETIYNYAAGKNPYRYADVNYYAPKYVKEFYFNYDANVEITGGNKSAKYYTVVNFSSQQDPLQSFGEAANNNSNRFNVRGNVDLQINDRFSATIGANAIYSTSRGVNTDYWGSAATLRPYLFSPLVPISMIESSDDASMALVNNSNYIVDGQYLLGGTQLNPTNPFAAIYAGGHNTYSSRQFQFNTGINVELGDVIDGLTFRTDFAVDYSNAYSQSYNNSYATYEASWNNYAGIDQITSLTKYGKDSKTGIENLSGSSLFQTVAFSGQFNYVKKIKEQHNLSAMLIGSGYQQSQSAVYHKTSNANLGLNLSYNFDQKYYAEFNGAYVHSAKFAEGNREGFSPTMSIGWKLSEEDFMKDVTAVNNLKLSISGGILNTDLDVSNYYLYESIYTQTDGQWFSWRDGALNRSTDVRRGENLDLSFAKRNELNVGLEGAFFKNLITLNTNFFVNEITGNVIQASSLYPNYFVTGFPNTSFLPYINYNNDKRIGFDYDVRFNKKIGNVDLALGLTGTYVDSEATKRAELFDDSYQNRQGRPLDALWGLRSNGFFMDALDITNSPSQTFGQVKPGDIKYIDQNGDGIIDNKDEVYLGKAGWYGAPFTFGINFTSKWNNFTFFTIFTGQTGANAMKNNTYFQMDGEDKYSINVRDSWTEETKETAIYPRVSSLSSDNNFRSSDFWMYSTNRVNLSKVQLTYDFPKKMLQKTFFTELSVYALGSNLLTISENRDVMELNIGGEPLTRYYNLGVKALF; translated from the coding sequence ATGAGATATATACAACTTAAAATAGTGTTATGTTTTGTGCTATTTGCTTTCTTACCTGCCAAGATTTTCGCTCAAATTGATCAGAAATTAAATTTAGCTGGAATTGTTATTGGAGCAGGCGGGAAGCCACTTGAGAATGTAACTGTTGTCAGTAAAAAAGATAATATTACAACTGCTACCGATAATAAAGGAAGCTACTCAATAAGCGTAACAGCAAACACAGACATCGAGTTTAGCGTTGCTGGCTATACTACATTGGTAGTAAAAGCAACAGCTGCTGTAAGTGACGTAAATTTAAATAAAGAAAATTCAAATTTAGTTCAGGTTGCTTTCAAGAAAGAAGAAAGCAGGGATTTAATGGGAGGTATTTCTTTTGTAAACCTGCCAGAAATTTTAGAAAAAAACTATACAACGTATAGTTTAGATGGAGTACAGGCTTTAATCGGTGGACTTAATGGTAACATCTGGGGAATGAACGGCATTTTAGTGCTAGTAGATGGAGTTCCCCGCGATATTAATTCGGTATTGTCTACCGAGGTTGAGCAAATCACTTTTCTAAAAGGGGTTTCTGCGGTAGCACTTTACGGTAGCCGTGCTGCAAAAGGAGTAGTTTATATTACAACAAAAAAAGGTAAAGTACAAAAACAGCAAATTACAACAAGATTTGATAATGGAGTATTCGTGCCTAAGAGCCTTCCAAAATATTTAGGTTCTGCAGAATACATGCATTATTATAACCAAGCTCGTGTTAATGATGGTTTGGATCCAACATATTCTGATGAAACCATTTATAATTATGCAGCTGGCAAAAATCCATATAGATATGCTGATGTTAATTATTATGCACCAAAATACGTGAAGGAGTTTTATTTTAATTATGATGCAAATGTTGAGATAACAGGAGGAAATAAATCGGCAAAATACTATACAGTAGTTAATTTTTCGTCTCAGCAGGATCCTCTGCAAAGTTTTGGAGAGGCGGCAAATAACAACAGTAATAGATTTAATGTTAGAGGAAATGTAGATCTTCAGATTAATGACCGCTTTTCAGCAACAATTGGTGCAAATGCTATTTATAGTACTTCCAGAGGAGTAAATACAGATTACTGGGGCAGCGCTGCTACATTGAGACCATATTTATTTAGTCCATTAGTGCCAATCAGTATGATTGAATCTAGTGATGATGCATCAATGGCTCTTGTAAATAACAGTAATTATATAGTTGACGGACAGTATTTATTAGGTGGTACACAGCTTAATCCTACTAATCCTTTTGCAGCTATATATGCTGGAGGACATAACACTTATTCAAGCCGTCAGTTTCAGTTTAATACGGGGATTAATGTAGAGTTAGGCGACGTCATTGACGGGCTGACATTTCGTACTGATTTTGCGGTTGATTATTCTAATGCGTACAGTCAATCCTATAATAACAGTTATGCGACTTATGAGGCATCTTGGAATAACTATGCAGGCATTGACCAGATTACTTCTTTAACGAAGTATGGAAAAGATTCAAAAACAGGTATTGAGAATTTAAGCGGAAGCTCTCTTTTTCAGACGGTTGCTTTTTCCGGGCAATTTAATTATGTAAAAAAAATAAAAGAACAGCATAATTTATCGGCAATGCTTATTGGTTCAGGATATCAGCAAAGTCAGTCTGCTGTTTATCATAAAACAAGCAATGCTAATTTAGGTCTAAATTTATCTTATAATTTTGATCAAAAATACTACGCAGAATTTAATGGAGCATATGTACATTCTGCCAAATTTGCAGAAGGTAACCGTGAAGGATTTTCTCCTACAATGTCTATTGGATGGAAATTATCTGAAGAAGATTTTATGAAGGATGTGACAGCTGTCAATAATTTAAAATTAAGTATTTCAGGAGGTATCTTAAATACAGATTTAGATGTTTCAAATTATTATTTATATGAAAGTATATATACTCAAACTGACGGACAATGGTTCAGCTGGAGAGACGGTGCTCTTAACAGAAGTACTGACGTTAGAAGAGGTGAGAATTTAGATTTAAGCTTTGCAAAAAGAAATGAGCTGAATGTTGGATTAGAAGGAGCATTCTTTAAAAACCTGATTACCTTAAATACTAACTTTTTTGTTAATGAAATTACAGGAAATGTTATTCAGGCTTCAAGTTTATATCCAAATTATTTTGTTACGGGCTTTCCTAACACTTCATTCCTACCTTATATTAATTATAATAATGATAAACGTATTGGATTTGATTATGATGTAAGATTCAATAAAAAAATTGGAAATGTTGATTTAGCTCTTGGATTAACAGGGACTTATGTGGATTCAGAAGCAACTAAAAGAGCTGAATTATTTGATGACAGTTATCAAAACAGACAAGGCAGACCTTTAGATGCACTTTGGGGTCTAAGAAGCAATGGCTTTTTTATGGATGCGCTTGATATTACGAATTCACCTTCACAGACTTTTGGACAGGTTAAACCAGGAGATATAAAATACATTGATCAGAATGGTGATGGCATTATCGACAATAAAGACGAAGTTTATTTAGGTAAAGCAGGCTGGTATGGAGCTCCATTTACATTTGGTATTAATTTTACTTCAAAATGGAATAATTTCACATTTTTCACAATTTTCACAGGACAAACAGGTGCTAATGCAATGAAAAACAACACCTATTTTCAAATGGATGGAGAAGATAAATATTCTATTAACGTAAGAGACAGCTGGACAGAAGAAACTAAAGAAACAGCAATTTATCCAAGGGTATCTTCATTGAGCAGTGATAATAATTTCCGTTCGTCAGATTTCTGGATGTATAGTACTAACAGAGTAAATCTTTCGAAAGTGCAGCTTACTTATGATTTTCCTAAAAAGATGCTTCAAAAAACTTTTTTTACTGAGCTTAGTGTTTATGCACTTGGATCTAATCTGTTGACTATTTCTGAAAACAGAGATGTTATGGAATTAAACATCGGAGGCGAACCACTAACCAGATATTATAATCTGGGTGTTAAAGCATTATTTTAA
- a CDS encoding glycoside hydrolase family 2 TIM barrel-domain containing protein — MPTTLKFLSILLLYFSFNLTAQENKQRKLLFDDNWKFSLGDMPQAKNLNFDDKTWRSLDLPHDWSIEGKISSDNPTRGAGGYFPAGIGWYRKTFNIPSSLKGKQVSIYFEGVYMNSEVFINGKSLGIYPYGYSSFLYDLTPYLDFSKENIISVKVDNSQQQNCRWYSGSGIYRHVWLTVTDELHIAHQGIGISTPEITAEKATVAVKVKIKNESNTAQQLTLNTQLFDDKTRKSGNAELKIDLAAGGEKEVEQMIVVSKPQLWDLHKPHLYQAQIQILKENKIIDQTAATFGIRSIKFTVENGFQLNGKTMKLNGGCVHHDNGILGAVAYDRAEERKAEMMKSAGFNAIRTSHNPPSEAFLNACDRLGILIIDESFDGWKESKTTHDYASIFNDWWQRDLESMILRDRNHPSIIMWSIGNEIIERKSPDAVLTAKMMAACIRKIDTTRPITSAMTTWDKDWEIFDPLFAAQDIGGYNYQLQRAPSDHARVPSRVIVQTESYPRDAFENWKLVQQNNYIIGDFVWTALDYLGESGIGRWFYNGEKTGEHWEGELFPWHGAYCGDVDLTGWRKPISHYRSMLYNENEKLYMAVREPNVENLEIKETMWSVWPTWESWNWSGFEHKNIEVEVYSKYPEVRLYLNDKLIGQEKTSQEQQFKAKFAVPYSSGVLRAAGVINDKEVEFKTLKTADNPVTIKLTADRKTIMANGQDLSYLTVEVIDKNGNTVPNAANKLQFDIQGEGTIAGVGNANIKDIDQYAGNTCKAWNGRAQVVIKSTHKTGAITLKASSSGLTGSSITIKTSSNK; from the coding sequence ATGCCGACTACTTTAAAATTCTTATCAATCCTGCTTCTTTATTTTTCTTTCAATCTTACAGCACAGGAAAACAAGCAGCGAAAATTACTTTTTGATGACAATTGGAAATTTTCATTAGGCGATATGCCACAGGCAAAAAACCTGAATTTTGATGATAAAACTTGGCGTTCACTGGATTTGCCTCATGATTGGAGCATTGAGGGAAAAATAAGCAGCGACAATCCAACCCGCGGTGCCGGTGGTTACTTTCCGGCGGGAATTGGCTGGTACCGCAAGACATTCAACATTCCTTCTTCGTTAAAAGGAAAACAGGTTTCGATATACTTTGAAGGTGTGTATATGAATTCGGAGGTTTTTATCAATGGAAAATCACTTGGCATATATCCTTATGGTTACTCCTCTTTCCTTTATGACCTTACTCCCTATTTGGATTTTTCTAAAGAAAATATTATTTCGGTCAAAGTTGATAATTCGCAGCAGCAAAATTGCCGATGGTATAGCGGCTCAGGAATCTACCGCCATGTCTGGCTGACAGTTACAGATGAACTGCACATTGCACATCAAGGAATTGGAATCAGCACTCCAGAAATAACTGCCGAAAAAGCAACAGTAGCAGTAAAAGTAAAAATTAAGAATGAATCCAATACCGCACAGCAGTTAACACTTAACACACAGTTATTTGATGATAAAACCCGAAAATCTGGAAATGCTGAATTAAAAATTGATCTTGCAGCCGGAGGTGAAAAAGAAGTTGAACAAATGATTGTGGTTTCAAAACCGCAGCTTTGGGATTTACACAAACCGCATTTATATCAGGCTCAGATACAAATTCTGAAAGAAAATAAAATAATTGACCAGACAGCTGCAACCTTTGGAATACGCTCAATAAAATTTACTGTTGAGAATGGTTTTCAGCTCAATGGCAAAACTATGAAACTTAACGGAGGCTGCGTACATCACGATAATGGAATCTTAGGTGCTGTCGCTTATGACAGAGCCGAAGAAAGAAAAGCAGAAATGATGAAATCGGCAGGATTCAATGCAATAAGAACTTCTCATAACCCTCCTTCTGAAGCTTTTTTGAATGCCTGCGACAGATTAGGCATATTAATAATAGATGAGTCATTTGACGGATGGAAAGAAAGCAAAACAACACATGACTATGCATCAATTTTTAATGACTGGTGGCAGCGTGATCTGGAATCAATGATACTAAGAGACCGTAACCATCCCTCCATTATTATGTGGAGCATAGGAAATGAAATAATTGAAAGAAAAAGTCCAGATGCAGTCCTGACTGCTAAGATGATGGCAGCATGTATCCGAAAAATAGATACTACCCGCCCTATAACTTCTGCTATGACCACTTGGGATAAGGATTGGGAAATATTCGACCCTTTATTTGCTGCTCAGGATATTGGCGGTTATAATTATCAGCTGCAGCGTGCTCCATCGGATCATGCCAGAGTTCCTTCGCGAGTTATTGTACAAACAGAATCCTATCCAAGAGACGCCTTCGAGAACTGGAAACTGGTACAGCAAAACAATTATATCATTGGCGATTTTGTATGGACAGCTTTGGATTATTTAGGCGAGTCCGGCATTGGGCGCTGGTTTTATAATGGTGAAAAAACAGGCGAACACTGGGAAGGTGAATTGTTCCCTTGGCATGGTGCTTATTGCGGTGATGTTGATTTAACCGGATGGAGAAAACCGATATCACATTATAGAAGCATGCTGTACAACGAAAATGAAAAATTGTACATGGCAGTTCGTGAACCGAATGTAGAAAATTTGGAGATCAAAGAGACAATGTGGTCAGTCTGGCCCACATGGGAAAGCTGGAACTGGTCTGGTTTTGAACATAAAAACATTGAAGTAGAAGTGTATTCCAAATATCCTGAAGTCAGACTGTATTTAAATGACAAACTCATTGGTCAAGAAAAAACAAGCCAAGAACAGCAGTTTAAGGCTAAATTTGCAGTGCCTTACTCCTCAGGGGTATTGAGAGCTGCCGGTGTAATTAATGATAAGGAAGTGGAATTCAAAACACTGAAAACAGCTGATAATCCAGTTACAATTAAACTTACTGCTGACCGTAAAACCATAATGGCAAATGGTCAGGATTTATCCTATTTAACCGTTGAAGTAATTGATAAAAACGGAAATACTGTACCCAATGCTGCAAATAAACTGCAGTTTGATATACAGGGCGAAGGAACTATTGCCGGTGTGGGAAATGCAAACATAAAAGATATCGATCAATATGCTGGGAATACTTGTAAAGCATGGAATGGACGTGCACAGGTTGTTATTAAAAGCACTCATAAAACAGGTGCCATTACCCTAAAAGCCAGCTCATCCGGTCTAACTGGATCCAGTATAACAATCAAAACATCATCAAATAAATAA